The Eublepharis macularius isolate TG4126 chromosome 8, MPM_Emac_v1.0, whole genome shotgun sequence genome contains a region encoding:
- the CLDN23 gene encoding claudin-23, with amino-acid sequence MRTPTAMIVGIVLGPCGLVLNLTSTLAPNWRDVKQIPRRPSDLVQHQGIWDICEETESTRQTQCNIGDSLEYFSQLPVQVAKGLMPASLATLILGLVVASLGVRCWTDTPHSLLAGLGGLLLFASGLLSLIAVSWYNHELYNLPAITDSTLQVGYCLVLGYLGSCLEIIGGISLTASFHRCCKERKLKKAATSYSYPPANKQVPAITMATASSVDSKDLEMHYRTPTPRSYTNSLDVLEDERASTHSYRSRLPCDSDL; translated from the coding sequence ATGCGGACCCCAACGGCCATGATCGTGGGCATCGTGCTGGGACCCTGCGGCCTTGTCCTGAACCTGACCAGCACCCTGGCTCCCAACTGGAGGGATGTGAAACAGATCCCTCGCAGGCCTTCGGACCTGGTCCAGCACCAGGGCATCTGGGACATCTGTGAGGAAACGGAAAGCACTCGCCAGACCCAGTGCAACATCGGAGACAGCCTCGAATACTTCTCCCAGCTCCCCGTGCAAGTGGCCAAGGGGCTCATGCCCGCCTCTCTGGCCACGCTCATCCTGGGGCTGGTCGTGGCTTCCCTGGGCGTGCGCTGCTGGACAGACACACCCCATTCCCTGCTGGCTGGGCTTGGCGGCCTCTTGCTTTTTGCCTCTGGGCTGCTGAGCCTGATTGCCGTTTCCTGGTACAATCATGAACTCTATAATCTACCTGCCATTACTGACAGCACTCTGCAGGTAGGCTACTGTCTGGTCCTAGGTTACCTAGGTAGCTGCCTGGAAATTATTGGGGGCATCTCCCTTACCGCTAGCTTTCATCGGTGCTGCAAGGAACGCAAGCTAAAGAAAGCCGCTACGAGTTACAGTTATCCACCTGCCAACAAGCAGGTTCCAGCCATCACCATGGCCACAGCTTCCTCTGTTGACAGCAAAGATTTAGAAATGCATTACAGGACTCCGACGCCCAGGTCCTACACCAACTCTCTGGATGTACTGGAGGATGAACGGGCTAGTACGCACAGCTACAGGAGCAGGCTCCCCTGTGACTCCGATTTATAG